The following coding sequences lie in one Capnocytophaga stomatis genomic window:
- a CDS encoding ATP-dependent DNA helicase yields MDKNTFFNGLLKVFPHTPTASQNIALQLLSEFLLSENSSEKLFLLKGFAGTGKTSIINCLIQNLPSIGHKAVLLAPTGRASKVMSNLAKQQAFTIHKHIYFPKTNGGEFSFTLKVNKFRNTLFIVDEASMIADSSEHSFEQNSLLDNLITYVYSGKGCKLLLMGDSAQLPPVNSDYSPALDIRNLEVRYNKEVSHIELNEVVRQEKKSGILYNATKIRELLFNFSFQKNFKFNIKNFKDIVRLTEGTEIQEAIENSYSYYGSEQTAIIVRSNKRAVLYNKQIRRVILDNENDLSAGDLLMVVKNNYYWLKDSPEVSFIANGDTLEVLQIYAFRELYGFRFAEAKVQLVDYPNHPPFDTVLLLDTLESENPSLTYQESNRLYEEVLLDYEEETSAYKKYLKVKENPFFNALQVKFSYAITCHKSQGGQWDVVFIEKPYLPNGIDESYLRWLYTSLTRAVQKVYLINFQEDDFR; encoded by the coding sequence ATGGATAAAAATACCTTTTTCAACGGACTTTTAAAGGTCTTTCCTCATACTCCCACGGCATCTCAAAACATTGCTTTGCAACTTCTTAGTGAATTTTTATTAAGTGAAAATTCTTCCGAAAAACTATTTTTGCTCAAAGGATTTGCAGGAACAGGAAAAACTTCGATTATCAATTGTTTGATACAAAACTTGCCTTCAATCGGGCATAAAGCCGTTCTTCTTGCACCTACCGGGCGAGCCTCGAAGGTAATGTCCAATCTTGCAAAACAACAAGCTTTCACCATTCATAAGCACATTTATTTTCCGAAAACAAATGGAGGCGAATTTTCTTTTACGCTGAAAGTCAATAAATTCAGAAATACCTTATTTATTGTAGATGAAGCCTCAATGATTGCGGATAGCAGCGAACATTCCTTTGAACAGAATTCTCTTTTGGATAATCTCATAACGTATGTCTATTCCGGAAAAGGCTGTAAACTATTATTGATGGGAGATTCTGCTCAGTTACCGCCTGTTAACTCCGATTACAGCCCTGCGTTGGATATTCGAAATTTGGAGGTTCGATACAATAAGGAAGTATCTCATATTGAGCTTAATGAGGTTGTTAGACAAGAAAAGAAATCCGGAATTTTATACAATGCCACAAAAATCAGAGAGCTTCTTTTTAATTTTTCCTTCCAAAAAAATTTCAAATTCAATATCAAAAACTTCAAAGATATTGTTCGGCTAACCGAAGGAACTGAAATTCAGGAAGCTATAGAAAATTCATATTCCTATTATGGCTCGGAACAGACTGCAATTATTGTCCGCTCGAATAAAAGAGCTGTGCTTTACAACAAGCAAATCCGAAGGGTAATTTTGGATAACGAAAACGACCTTTCCGCAGGAGATTTGCTTATGGTTGTGAAAAATAATTATTACTGGCTAAAGGATTCACCTGAAGTAAGTTTCATTGCCAATGGCGACACTCTGGAGGTTCTTCAAATCTATGCTTTTCGGGAATTATATGGATTTCGGTTTGCTGAAGCCAAAGTACAACTTGTTGATTACCCGAATCATCCTCCGTTTGACACGGTTCTTCTCTTAGATACTCTTGAATCTGAAAATCCGTCACTTACCTATCAGGAAAGTAATCGCCTTTATGAAGAAGTTTTACTTGATTATGAAGAAGAAACTTCCGCATACAAAAAGTACTTAAAAGTTAAAGAAAATCCTTTTTTCAATGCTTTACAAGTCAAATTTTCGTACGCTATCACCTGTCATAAAAGCCAAGGAGGACAGTGGGACGTTGTTTTCATTGAGAAACCTTACCTCCCAAACGGAATTGATGAAAGCTACCTACGTTGGCTTTATACCTCACTAACCCGTGCCGTTCAAAAAGTATATTTGATTAATTTTCAAGAAGATGATTTCAGGTAA
- a CDS encoding DUF4091 domain-containing protein — MKLNTFILLSLTGLTGLAQTPEGITGSGLKTGQAPFPTEKYVELPNPVATNSQNWASVKGINIGWGSTDVRYKKEEPASNLEQTKRLKAWKGERVSAQIAISNADKDAEISVEISDLKSGKNKIGKEHFESAFVRYVMTDELNKDGKGGCGYRKSADFDSTLVADVLDHHAKKMEIAKHSSRGVWIKIQIPQNAKEGSYKGFITVKNKTKILKKLPFEVQVLARTLPEPKNWKYHLDLWQNPYAVARYFNVTPWSEAHFEHLKKEMKLYADASGKSITASIMYEPWGGQTQDPFNSMVLWMKKLDGSWYFDFAVFDKWVEFMHQMGITKQINCYSMVPWKLSFQYFDQATNQLQSVKTQPGEPQYEEMWTAMLTAFAKHLKAKGWFEKTFISMDERPKEVMQKTLKIIKNADPNFKISLAGDWHQELEPYLDDYCVPLSTKYEQKVLEKRQKQGKVTTYYTCCTEPYPNTFTFSKPAESEWLAWYAAKDNLDGYLRWALNSWTLEPLLDSRFRAWAAGDTYLTYPMGRSSIRFERMLEGIQFYEKVNILREEFQKKQNSEGLKKIESALQLFDEKTLPQHPASEVTKKAREIINSL; from the coding sequence ATGAAACTAAACACATTTATCCTACTGAGTTTAACAGGATTAACAGGACTTGCCCAAACTCCCGAAGGAATCACGGGTTCGGGTTTGAAAACCGGTCAAGCACCTTTTCCTACCGAAAAATATGTGGAATTACCCAATCCGGTGGCTACCAATTCGCAAAATTGGGCTTCAGTGAAAGGCATCAACATTGGTTGGGGCTCAACGGATGTTCGTTACAAAAAAGAAGAACCTGCAAGTAATTTGGAGCAAACCAAACGCCTAAAAGCTTGGAAAGGAGAACGTGTTTCTGCTCAAATAGCGATTTCAAATGCAGATAAAGATGCTGAAATATCCGTAGAAATTTCGGATTTGAAAAGTGGCAAAAATAAAATCGGAAAAGAGCATTTTGAGTCTGCTTTTGTGCGTTATGTAATGACTGATGAACTCAATAAAGACGGTAAAGGAGGTTGTGGATATCGCAAATCTGCCGATTTTGATTCTACCCTCGTTGCCGATGTACTCGACCATCACGCAAAAAAAATGGAAATTGCAAAACACTCATCTCGTGGAGTTTGGATAAAAATTCAAATTCCTCAAAACGCTAAAGAAGGTAGCTATAAAGGCTTTATTACTGTAAAAAACAAAACGAAAATTCTAAAAAAATTACCTTTTGAAGTTCAAGTTTTAGCACGCACACTTCCTGAACCCAAAAATTGGAAATATCATCTGGATTTATGGCAAAATCCGTATGCAGTTGCTCGTTATTTCAACGTAACTCCTTGGTCTGAAGCTCATTTCGAACATTTAAAAAAGGAAATGAAACTTTATGCTGATGCCAGTGGAAAGTCTATCACGGCTTCGATAATGTACGAACCTTGGGGCGGACAAACACAAGACCCTTTCAATTCTATGGTGCTTTGGATGAAGAAGTTAGATGGTTCTTGGTATTTCGATTTTGCGGTATTTGACAAATGGGTTGAATTTATGCACCAAATGGGGATAACCAAGCAAATCAACTGTTATTCAATGGTTCCTTGGAAATTGTCTTTCCAGTACTTCGACCAAGCTACCAATCAATTGCAAAGCGTTAAAACACAGCCTGGTGAACCTCAATATGAGGAAATGTGGACAGCTATGCTCACCGCTTTTGCCAAACATCTGAAAGCAAAAGGTTGGTTTGAAAAAACTTTCATTTCGATGGATGAACGCCCCAAAGAAGTGATGCAAAAAACCCTGAAAATCATCAAAAATGCCGACCCTAATTTTAAAATATCTTTGGCAGGAGATTGGCATCAGGAATTAGAACCTTATCTTGATGATTATTGCGTTCCGCTAAGTACAAAATACGAACAAAAAGTCCTCGAAAAAAGGCAAAAACAAGGCAAGGTAACCACATATTATACCTGCTGTACAGAGCCTTACCCAAATACTTTTACTTTCAGTAAACCTGCCGAAAGCGAGTGGTTGGCGTGGTATGCAGCAAAAGATAATCTGGACGGATATTTGCGTTGGGCGTTGAATAGCTGGACGTTAGAACCTCTGTTGGACAGCCGTTTCAGAGCTTGGGCAGCGGGCGATACTTATTTGACTTATCCGATGGGAAGAAGTTCCATACGTTTTGAACGAATGTTGGAAGGTATCCAGTTTTATGAAAAAGTAAACATTTTACGTGAGGAATTTCAGAAAAAACAAAATTCCGAAGGACTCAAAAAAATAGAAAGTGCCTTGCAACTGTTCGATGAAAAAACGTTGCCTCAACATCCTGCATCGGAAGTTACAAAAAAAGCAAGAGAAATTATCAATTCACTATAA
- a CDS encoding ATP-binding protein produces the protein MVNKRLLIKNLLGHSDENSFYDRKRFIDLNSREGKAKFLKIICALANSNPYNKAFIIIGVEDESREIVGVDFFDDSRIQNLINSYLHNAPSITYENIIFPDLPNDKVVGLVTVTSSQKICSLSKGIWKYSKDTIFKREGSNSKIQNVDFELKDSNSEIVQQIEKTSSNNIQHTLDGVINFINHRHKDLESHYQVFREQFVLCWAGKPKLVNGKKMYSRVDIELINEQVRLFFSNLDKVEIRVEENTFSIIEYIQLGIENQKDYHPLEIVQIDFSNNGTYKIEQELIFSPPIYDEKKICDVWSKNRAILEKIINDNPLTEEELKEIPTLPSICLECYLNGHLEVKEFLEEVRPKLKEIDREAYSSLKETLRILRKLKYNR, from the coding sequence ATGGTCAATAAACGTTTGTTAATAAAGAATTTGTTAGGGCATAGTGATGAAAATAGTTTCTATGACCGAAAGCGTTTTATTGACCTAAACAGCCGAGAAGGAAAAGCAAAGTTTTTGAAGATAATTTGTGCTTTGGCAAATTCTAATCCGTATAATAAAGCATTCATTATCATAGGAGTAGAAGATGAGTCACGTGAAATAGTGGGGGTGGATTTTTTTGATGATAGTCGCATTCAAAATTTGATTAATTCCTATTTACACAACGCCCCTTCAATCACTTACGAAAATATTATTTTCCCCGATTTGCCAAATGACAAAGTGGTAGGATTGGTGACTGTTACCTCATCACAGAAAATTTGCTCTCTTTCCAAAGGCATATGGAAATACTCAAAAGACACGATTTTTAAAAGAGAAGGAAGCAATAGCAAAATACAAAATGTTGATTTTGAGCTGAAAGACTCTAATTCTGAGATAGTTCAGCAAATTGAAAAAACATCAAGCAATAACATTCAACACACTTTAGACGGAGTAATTAATTTCATAAATCATCGCCATAAAGATTTAGAATCACATTATCAGGTTTTTAGAGAACAATTTGTACTTTGTTGGGCAGGGAAACCTAAACTTGTCAATGGGAAAAAGATGTATTCTAGAGTTGATATTGAGCTTATTAATGAGCAAGTTCGTCTGTTTTTTTCTAATCTTGATAAAGTTGAAATTCGCGTTGAAGAAAATACGTTTTCTATAATAGAATATATTCAGTTAGGTATTGAAAATCAGAAGGATTATCATCCTCTGGAGATTGTTCAAATTGATTTTTCAAATAACGGAACTTATAAAATAGAACAGGAACTCATTTTTTCGCCACCCATTTATGACGAGAAGAAAATATGCGATGTATGGAGTAAAAACCGAGCTATTTTAGAGAAGATAATTAATGATAACCCTCTGACGGAAGAGGAATTAAAAGAAATTCCAACGCTGCCTTCAATATGTTTGGAATGTTATTTGAACGGGCATTTGGAGGTGAAAGAATTTTTGGAAGAAGTACGACCGAAATTAAAAGAGATTGACAGAGAGGCATATAGCTCACTGAAAGAAACATTAAGAATATTACGAAAATTAAAATACAATCGTTGA
- the recR gene encoding recombination mediator RecR, translating into MEFSSKLLENAVYEIAQLPGIGKRTALRLALHLLKQPEEQSVRMANAILNLRTNIQYCNNCHNISDVDICEICSNPSRNTGVICVVEDFRDVMAIENTGQFFGQYHVLGGKISPIDGVGPSNLNISSLVKKVEEGNVKELIFALSNTMEGDTTNFYIFRQIERYDITVSTIARGISVGGELEYADEVTLGRSITQRVPFEHSLKS; encoded by the coding sequence ATGGAATTTTCGTCAAAACTTTTAGAAAATGCAGTTTATGAAATTGCACAATTGCCCGGTATTGGGAAGCGAACTGCATTACGTCTTGCATTACATCTGTTAAAACAACCTGAAGAACAATCTGTTAGAATGGCAAATGCGATACTAAATTTGCGTACAAACATTCAGTATTGTAATAATTGTCATAATATTTCAGATGTTGATATTTGTGAAATTTGTAGCAATCCCAGCAGAAATACAGGAGTTATTTGCGTAGTGGAGGACTTTCGTGATGTGATGGCTATTGAAAATACAGGGCAGTTTTTTGGTCAGTATCACGTTTTGGGAGGGAAGATTTCTCCCATTGATGGAGTAGGTCCTTCAAATTTGAATATCAGTTCTTTAGTGAAAAAAGTAGAGGAAGGCAATGTAAAAGAACTCATCTTTGCACTGAGCAATACGATGGAAGGAGATACGACAAACTTCTACATTTTCAGGCAAATAGAACGATACGATATCACTGTTTCAACCATAGCAAGAGGTATTTCGGTGGGTGGTGAATTGGAATATGCCGATGAAGTTACTTTGGGAAGAAGCATCACGCAAAGAGTCCCTTTTGAGCACTCTTTAAAAAGTTGA
- a CDS encoding Mom family adenine methylcarbamoylation protein: MNEIKRITVQSSRMGNLVIKRISKEKAKSLIIENHYSKKLGANHGLFNYGIFREGQEAENECLGVAVYGYMMHPKARHFTHPNPQAQMLELNRMWINDELGKNAETILISRSLKLLREDCPNCVAVQSFADGRLGCGTIYKAANFKYYGHHKTTFVKNKRTGEISHEMNFTRMDSKGMYLRNNLAFLLGDV, encoded by the coding sequence ATGAATGAAATAAAACGAATTACTGTACAAAGTAGCAGAATGGGGAATTTAGTTATCAAGCGAATTTCCAAAGAAAAAGCAAAAAGTTTAATCATTGAAAATCATTATAGTAAGAAATTAGGAGCAAATCACGGATTGTTCAATTATGGCATTTTCCGAGAGGGGCAAGAGGCTGAAAATGAATGTTTGGGCGTGGCGGTATACGGCTATATGATGCACCCGAAAGCACGGCATTTTACGCACCCTAATCCGCAGGCTCAAATGTTGGAACTCAATAGAATGTGGATAAATGATGAGCTGGGTAAGAATGCCGAAACGATACTTATTAGTCGATCGTTGAAGCTGTTACGTGAGGATTGTCCGAACTGTGTAGCCGTACAAAGTTTTGCCGATGGGCGGTTAGGTTGCGGAACGATTTACAAGGCAGCGAACTTTAAATATTACGGACACCACAAAACAACCTTTGTCAAAAACAAACGTACGGGGGAAATTAGCCACGAAATGAATTTTACCCGAATGGATAGTAAAGGAATGTATTTGCGTAATAATTTAGCGTTTCTGCTGGGCGATGTTTAA
- a CDS encoding DNA cytosine methyltransferase: MKYHYNWNLSDSNFTKNKGKVFSCFACGGGSTMGYKLAGFDVIGFNEIDPRMANLYVKNHQPKYQFVEAMQDFVSWNEYPEELYNLDILDGSPPCGSFSVSGNREADWGKEKVFREGQKKQVLDTLFFDFIALAEKLQPKIVIAENVKGILQGKAKAYTERILREFDQAGYKVNYHLLDASKMGVPQRRERVFFVAIRKDLAMKVNDLQLNFDLPTIPFGAIKTNENTASFTDHDRNVWNNRKHGDRNYADVLKRIENRDSNFNAQFIYDDKTPPTLAASSGSKMVLFSEPRKMNHTELIRCQSFPLDYHFGTDAYSFVQYVLGMSVPPVMMANLVDEIYRQWRKIFENE, encoded by the coding sequence ATGAAATATCACTATAACTGGAACTTATCAGACTCAAATTTTACTAAAAATAAAGGCAAAGTATTTAGTTGTTTTGCCTGTGGAGGCGGTTCGACTATGGGTTATAAATTGGCTGGTTTTGACGTGATTGGCTTTAATGAAATCGACCCACGAATGGCAAACTTGTACGTCAAAAATCATCAGCCCAAATATCAATTTGTCGAGGCGATGCAGGATTTTGTCAGTTGGAACGAATACCCCGAAGAACTTTACAACCTTGATATTTTGGACGGTTCGCCGCCTTGCGGTTCGTTTTCTGTTTCAGGAAATCGGGAGGCAGATTGGGGCAAAGAAAAAGTTTTTAGAGAAGGTCAGAAAAAGCAGGTGCTTGACACGCTTTTCTTTGATTTTATTGCACTTGCGGAAAAATTACAGCCGAAAATCGTAATTGCCGAAAACGTGAAAGGCATTTTACAAGGCAAGGCGAAAGCCTATACCGAGCGGATTTTACGGGAGTTTGACCAAGCAGGTTACAAGGTCAATTACCATTTGTTAGACGCTTCAAAAATGGGTGTTCCGCAACGACGTGAACGGGTGTTTTTTGTGGCTATTCGGAAAGATTTAGCAATGAAAGTGAACGACTTACAGCTGAATTTTGATTTGCCGACTATTCCATTTGGAGCAATAAAAACCAACGAAAACACAGCAAGTTTTACCGACCACGATAGAAATGTGTGGAACAACCGAAAGCACGGCGACCGCAACTATGCAGACGTTTTGAAACGCATTGAAAACCGAGATAGCAACTTCAATGCACAATTTATTTATGACGACAAAACACCGCCAACATTGGCGGCTTCGAGCGGTTCAAAAATGGTGCTTTTCAGCGAACCCCGCAAGATGAACCACACCGAGCTAATTCGTTGCCAGTCGTTTCCATTAGATTATCATTTTGGTACAGATGCGTATTCATTTGTGCAGTATGTACTGGGAATGAGCGTTCCGCCTGTAATGATGGCGAATTTGGTCGATGAGATTTATAGACAATGGAGAAAAATATTTGAAAATGAATGA
- a CDS encoding glutathione peroxidase has protein sequence MNKLITILALCLFGFSNAQQKAENTIYQFVVKDIYGDDFALSQLKGKKVMIVNTASKCGLTPQYEGLEALYKKYKDNNFIIIGFPANNFKSQEPGNNNEIAEFCKINYGVSFPMMEKISVKGDDTHPLYKFLTSKKLNGVEDSEVQWNFQKYLIGTDGKLEKIIAPKTAPQDKEIIDWIEK, from the coding sequence ATGAATAAATTAATTACAATATTGGCTTTGTGCCTATTTGGGTTTTCAAATGCACAACAAAAAGCGGAAAACACTATATATCAATTTGTTGTGAAGGATATATATGGGGACGATTTTGCTCTCTCGCAACTGAAAGGAAAAAAGGTGATGATTGTGAACACGGCTTCCAAATGCGGGCTAACTCCACAATACGAAGGTTTGGAGGCTTTATATAAAAAATATAAGGATAACAACTTCATTATCATTGGGTTTCCTGCAAATAATTTTAAATCGCAAGAACCGGGAAACAATAACGAAATTGCCGAATTCTGCAAGATAAATTACGGTGTAAGCTTCCCGATGATGGAGAAAATTTCTGTAAAAGGAGATGATACGCATCCTCTGTATAAATTCCTGACCTCCAAAAAATTAAATGGAGTTGAGGATTCCGAAGTACAATGGAATTTTCAAAAATATCTCATCGGAACAGATGGAAAATTGGAAAAGATAATTG
- a CDS encoding metallophosphoesterase, with product MKKPAANSRRTLVVGDIHGAYKALVQVLERVKIRKNDFFIFLGDYSDGWSQTPEVLDFLLQFKRHYNCLFIRGNHDALCLEFLQGASMEKMWYYHGGDATEKAYQNISDEVKQRHIKFLSDLENYYLDSKNRLFVHAGFTNLRGVDFEYFPEMFYWDRTLWELATSVKTSPEDSKYPSRLLLYSETFIGHTPTTRSGTDKPMTANNVWNVDTGAAFKGRISIMDIDTKEYWQSDPVFELYPDEKGRNK from the coding sequence ATGAAGAAACCAGCTGCTAACTCCCGACGAACTTTAGTTGTCGGAGATATTCACGGGGCTTACAAGGCTCTGGTTCAGGTACTTGAAAGAGTGAAAATAAGAAAAAATGACTTTTTCATATTTTTAGGAGACTATTCGGATGGTTGGAGCCAAACTCCTGAGGTACTTGACTTCTTGTTACAATTCAAAAGGCATTATAATTGCTTGTTTATCAGGGGAAATCACGATGCTCTTTGTCTTGAATTTTTGCAAGGAGCTTCAATGGAAAAGATGTGGTATTATCACGGAGGAGATGCTACGGAGAAAGCCTACCAAAATATTTCGGATGAAGTAAAGCAAAGGCATATCAAGTTTCTTTCGGATTTAGAAAATTATTATTTGGACAGTAAAAATCGGTTATTCGTTCACGCAGGATTTACCAATCTCAGAGGGGTTGATTTTGAGTACTTTCCTGAAATGTTCTATTGGGACAGAACTCTTTGGGAATTAGCGACATCGGTGAAAACTTCGCCCGAAGATAGCAAATACCCCAGTCGCTTGTTGCTATATTCGGAAACATTCATAGGGCATACGCCAACAACTCGCTCAGGAACTGATAAACCGATGACAGCCAATAATGTATGGAACGTGGATACAGGAGCTGCATTCAAAGGAAGAATTTCAATTATGGATATTGATACCAAAGAATATTGGCAAAGCGACCCTGTTTTTGAACTTTATCCAGATGAAAAGGGAAGAAATAAGTAA
- a CDS encoding 4Fe-4S binding protein, translating into MAIKITDDCINCGACEPECPNNAIYEGADDWRYSDGTALKGEIVLPNGKQLNADEVQEPVSDDFYFIVTDKCTECIGFHEEPQCAAVCPVDCCIPDEDNQETTEELEAKKKFLHNEE; encoded by the coding sequence ATGGCGATAAAGATTACTGATGATTGTATAAATTGTGGTGCCTGCGAGCCTGAATGTCCTAATAATGCTATTTATGAAGGAGCAGATGATTGGCGTTATAGCGACGGAACGGCTTTGAAAGGAGAGATAGTTTTGCCCAATGGAAAGCAGTTGAACGCAGATGAAGTACAAGAGCCTGTTAGCGATGATTTTTATTTTATCGTAACTGACAAATGTACGGAGTGTATAGGATTTCACGAAGAGCCACAGTGTGCGGCTGTTTGTCCAGTGGATTGTTGCATTCCCGATGAAGACAATCAAGAAACAACGGAAGAACTTGAGGCAAAGAAAAAATTCTTGCATAACGAGGAATAA
- a CDS encoding antA/AntB antirepressor family protein, which yields MQELITITEQNGQRAVNARELHEFLEVGKVFGAWINERIEQYGFIENQDYVVFSKNGKNPEGGRPLKEYAISIDMAKELSMVERNEKGKLARRYFIEVEKQQRSKTLQIEQRSQRQIQQKQRMELIDLIREHLRRGDITEVCRENGFAMNQVKNVMRYDNFRADIVKALYNKALSNKKQLGSELQQMIDELKK from the coding sequence ATGCAAGAATTAATCACAATTACAGAACAAAACGGACAGAGAGCCGTAAATGCAAGAGAATTGCACGAATTTTTAGAAGTAGGAAAAGTATTTGGAGCTTGGATAAATGAGCGTATTGAGCAATACGGATTTATTGAAAATCAAGACTATGTAGTTTTTTCCAAAAATGGAAAAAACCCCGAAGGCGGACGACCATTAAAAGAATACGCCATTAGTATAGATATGGCAAAAGAGCTTTCGATGGTGGAGCGAAACGAAAAGGGCAAGTTGGCACGTCGTTATTTTATTGAGGTTGAAAAACAGCAACGCAGTAAAACGCTTCAAATAGAGCAACGAAGCCAACGCCAAATACAGCAAAAACAACGAATGGAGCTTATTGACCTTATTCGAGAGCATTTACGCAGAGGCGATATCACGGAAGTTTGCCGAGAAAATGGTTTTGCTATGAACCAAGTAAAGAATGTAATGCGTTATGATAATTTCCGTGCCGATATTGTTAAAGCGTTGTACAACAAGGCTCTTTCCAACAAAAAGCAACTGGGCAGTGAACTCCAACAAATGATTGACGAACTCAAAAAATAG
- a CDS encoding dihydrolipoamide acetyltransferase family protein has product MAKYELRLPKMGESVAEATVTNWLKKVGETIEAEEGVVEVSTDKVDTEVISEVSGVLVEICIQVDQVVKVGEVMAILETEAVQDAKQEAKTETTAKAIEKEIAEIKETTLQNAESSKVQCSNTERFYSPLVKSIAKREGISLQELDKIKGTGVDNRVTKQDMLDYLENRASAPSELTQKVVQVPLLQPEISAERKAELIGKGDELIEMSRMGKLIAEHMTRSKHTSPHVQSFIEVDMTRVWHWRNKAKKAFEAREGEKFTFTPIFMEAVAKALLAFPMMNISVEGTTIIKKKSINIGMATALPDGNLIVPVIKNADQLSLRGMAKIVNDLASRARAGQLSPDDITDGTYTVTNIGSFGTLFGTPIINQPQVGILAVGAIQKVPAVVETPEGDVIGIRYKMMLSHSYDHRVVNGALGGMFVQFVAKYLENWDVNREL; this is encoded by the coding sequence ATGGCTAAATACGAATTAAGATTACCCAAAATGGGGGAAAGTGTTGCAGAGGCAACCGTTACGAATTGGTTAAAAAAAGTAGGAGAAACTATTGAGGCAGAGGAAGGAGTTGTTGAAGTTTCTACAGATAAGGTAGATACGGAGGTAATTTCGGAAGTCTCAGGAGTGCTTGTTGAGATTTGTATTCAAGTTGACCAAGTGGTAAAAGTTGGTGAAGTTATGGCTATTCTTGAAACAGAAGCGGTTCAAGATGCAAAGCAAGAAGCAAAAACTGAAACTACAGCAAAAGCAATAGAAAAAGAAATTGCTGAAATAAAGGAAACAACACTGCAAAATGCTGAATCTTCAAAAGTTCAGTGCTCAAATACAGAACGTTTCTATTCTCCTCTGGTAAAAAGTATCGCTAAAAGAGAAGGAATTTCGTTGCAGGAATTGGATAAAATTAAAGGAACCGGAGTAGATAATCGGGTTACAAAACAAGATATGCTTGATTATTTGGAAAACAGAGCAAGTGCTCCATCTGAATTGACACAAAAGGTGGTTCAAGTTCCTCTTCTTCAACCTGAAATTTCTGCCGAAAGAAAAGCCGAATTAATAGGAAAAGGCGATGAACTGATTGAAATGTCACGAATGGGCAAACTCATCGCGGAACATATGACACGTAGTAAGCATACTTCACCTCACGTTCAGAGTTTTATTGAGGTTGATATGACTCGAGTTTGGCATTGGCGTAACAAAGCAAAAAAAGCTTTTGAGGCACGTGAAGGAGAAAAATTCACGTTCACACCTATATTTATGGAAGCAGTTGCCAAGGCATTGCTCGCATTTCCGATGATGAACATATCAGTTGAAGGAACAACTATCATCAAAAAGAAAAGCATAAATATTGGTATGGCCACGGCTTTGCCTGACGGAAACCTTATCGTTCCTGTAATCAAAAATGCCGACCAGCTAAGCTTGAGAGGTATGGCGAAGATAGTCAATGACTTAGCATCGCGTGCCAGAGCGGGTCAATTGTCTCCTGATGATATAACAGACGGAACTTACACAGTTACAAATATCGGTTCATTCGGGACTTTGTTCGGCACTCCGATTATCAATCAGCCACAAGTAGGAATTTTGGCTGTTGGTGCAATCCAAAAAGTTCCAGCCGTTGTTGAAACTCCCGAAGGTGACGTGATAGGAATCCGTTACAAAATGATGCTGTCTCATAGCTATGACCATCGTGTTGTAAATGGTGCTTTAGGAGGAATGTTTGTACAGTTTGTGGCGAAATATCTTGAAAATTGGGATGTAAACAGAGAATTATAA